A window of Daphnia pulicaria isolate SC F1-1A chromosome 10, SC_F0-13Bv2, whole genome shotgun sequence contains these coding sequences:
- the LOC124313938 gene encoding vitellogenin-like isoform X1, which yields MVTKMRLFALFVVVAVSCCAGMSVEGPRRAVVTISNGEINGKIVFEQASLKSPVKIRGTIYGLEAGLHGMHVHEGQQLGADCHQVGPHFNPTGKQHGGPRDANRHVGDLGNIKAIPSTPVSRSEISILSQVMSLYEDQPNSVLNRALVIHANVDDLGRGNGPESLKSGNSGAHIACGLISNVNLEEEKIEVDEQLAGCHHHHGHNCHQTINHSHHSHQRSVEMKPLKGLEDWASFAETVKPAKPHDGFELKSSVPTRNVWKVGRVYEYDYSGFISTGMMGISPMISGGSISGRLVVEPVDHNVINVALSGLTGKMFNEAVLEEFVKANPGSDVPLMDKQHLEKPIQMKIVNGKIESVAISKTEPLWTVNFKRALAAQLQMQLDGASGVFHKEELNSYYAENTVYYTMEGCTSGECQTWYHISRIPKQQLVSNPNLLAVPELCEGFPVYEIVKNRDFDKCQNLPIFNYISTPGMQCDLVSGAGCQNEWAHVDIVRILGCKVNEDTFLVQRIKTMDRLVAKPLAYETEALEGLTIQHFQLVDIKNQNSEYAMIKVPADVKHYTSLTYAYDEEHATQSSRMTQPGLRDDNSPLVMEVTDEKAVQEADRLLMEIVREIEGTEYYSDPSGKFVADKIEMLRKAISNLEFSELSAFVAKHLSQETEEWSPVGQVILDALMLSGTNPSLMIVRDWILKGRLQGEQAVQAIAMLPATVKTPTKQLLINLIELMKSEVVASHRDLKFATALSVSRLVYQACINSTLSANLFPKLVMGEFCSVRDPLVTRQLVPWLTEQLKKATDDVERIAMMAALGNIGHEVIIPSILPHISSCEPSSHYEAQWYERHRRAMRDDEEPMLKKEWRKKWLAFKKKNSKKDASVEELLDRFEEELRKEMEEEQKVGKSHRQHDKKSKPEQKKENKKDSKNKAKLSKKDEKKERKSSKKEEKEEKEEAQVEAVLLEEREEAIKIAEKEEKEEMKSIKKEEKDAKKDDKKDRKSMMKEEKQEIKKIKDEIKAEDSELVNENFESTDEDEVVIADLEEELEEEDDSLSMEDVEDMAACNILRTKAIYALSTMAVNKNEIVAKILMPVYFNKAEETEIRLAALSLLFISNPPVAFWERVALSTWVETNDQVSHYIYTTIASLVSNKDPKRRDITQRAESVLPMMKPMRWTSFVSSNYLKAGYDEKTRLGYLTKTVNFPGYESFIPSNHYNSLYLNFGPWFVRLFDISINSKQPEKFLDKLLGKPFLRGKSNKDESAHSHPDLEKIHKDLKIEARATGQPEIFVYVNFMDNYQRFLAITPLTIEKMVEKLIRNSVERGIKSESSTSFHKVMPMIDAFVRVPSAMGLAYSAIAQVRLFASVKTESKTSLEFQSMKSIKAQVEGKLMPVLNLDISSKMTVEVPFTRSYPTAGVHVEMFLALPGRFSVTGDMDKANIETTWEFLGDKLRLARHAVIPYTTIRKLGDYTPSLLLAETKPIMLLSKPLQTETTYGEKSLGMSLVVTERGDVQAMKSPKAYNQDWFGYLLFSALPSTLRYHETNLFLDQTKSETKTIKTTFSLATKETDEINSELLNEEEFESKSMLKRKNEESVVEEAERRERKFQRLFKSMVNPVGYSLDIAMELEGSAKSRLYGTSLSYGIGDYGRSHRGSLKMEKRLESEAEENFVLCVDVDAKLPRPSVVRREEFLRDDISRTSSIKIGFGKSCTDDRKITINTQMARSEDEMFSTVQSQMQERQCAKQELFGRGVSEECLSTRRLAAILNKGIVTIDYNEMPGFVRNMTTKVSNLFRRWMGEHMSDNQVDVENTANQIRIETVYYPIIGSMDLRVYKPESNTFYHGINIHPLAEAVLPFNPRLTAFRAIYGGPGLCMVDRDSVTTYDGLTYNTTIEGCDQLITKDCSGRYKMAVLARKENNAKIVTVYLNREKIEMNPAQMKVKINEMEHVFSEAARVYQIRDAEQQIMALLRMTSDGFIELDSPSHLIRVTVSKEEVILMNSPIHRGRLCGLCGSQTGDKITDLAGPKKCPLPETLMNVAYELRYPAGCKSSHTPADQEVLRRVQEKCIKEESHAVFGLTDRRPMAPMFQQRVLSVGIRSVDTDCDLSRNRMIHRGRKRCFSVDPALKCSAGCQPAEFESVKMGFHCLVNGPLSNELRDALPIRPLDELAGMEVTNMAVMRVPTSCTPVTPTPTKDEKSPKSHRHH from the exons ATGGTTACCAAGATGCGACTCTTCGCCCTTTTCGTTG TGGTTGCTGTCAGCTGTTGCGCTGGCATGTCAGTCGAAGGACCTCGCCGTGCCGTTGTCACCATTTCAAACGGAGAAATCAATGGCAAGATCGTCTTTGAGCAAGCTTCACTCAAAAGCCCGGTCAAGATCCGCGGCACCATCTACGGCCTAGAGGCTGGTCTGCACGGAATGCACGTGCACGAAGGCCAGCAGCTGGGAGCCGATTGTCATCAGGTCGGACCTCACTTTAACCCGACCGGTAAACAACACGGAGGCCCTCGTGATGCTAACCGTCACGTTGGTGATCTTGGTAACATCAAG GCAATTCCATCAACCCCCGTTTCCCGTTCCGAAATCAGCATCCTATCCCAGGTGATGTCACTGTACGAGGACCAGCCTAACAGCGTTCTCAATCGTGCTTTGGTCATTCACGCTAATGTCGATGATTTGGGTCGCGGTAATGGCCCCGAGAGTCTCAAGAGCGGCAATTCAGGCGCTCACATCGCTTGCGGTCTTATTTCCAACGTCAAtcttgaagaagagaaaatcgaAGTTGACGAACAACTGGCCGGTTGCCACCATCATCATGGACACAATTGCCACCAAACCATCAATCACAGTCATCACAGTCATCAACGCTCTGTTGAGATGAAGCCATTGAAAGGATTGGAGGATTGGGCTTCTTTCGCTGAAACCGTCAAACCCGCCAAGCCCCATGACggttttgaattgaaatcgaGCGTTCCCACCCGCAATG TTTGGAAAGTTGGTCGCGTCTACGAATACGACTACTCCGGCTTCATTTCTACCGGTATGATGGGCATCAGCCCCATGATCTCTGGTGGATCCATCTCTGGCCGCTTGGTCGTTGAGCCCGTAGATCACAACGTCATCAACGTTGCT TTGAGCGGCTTGACTGGCAAAATGTTCAATGAAGCTGTTTTGGAAGAGTTCGTTAAGGCTAACCCCGGAAGTGATGTACCCTTGATGGATAAGCAGCACCTTGAGAAGCCCATCCAAATGAAGATTGTCAACGGCAAG ATCGAAAGTGTTGCTATCAGCAAGACCGAGCCTCTTTGGACCGTCAACTTCAAGCGCGCCTTGGCCGCTCAACTGCAAATGCAGCTTGATGGAGCTTCCGGTGTCTTCCACAAAGAAGAACTCAACTCTTACTACGCCGAAAATACCGTCTACTACACCATGGAG GGTTGCACCAGTGGCGAATGCCAAACTTGGTACCATATCAGCCGTATCCCCAAGCAGCAGTTGGTTTCTAACCCCAACTTGTTGGCTGTCCCTGAGCTGTGCGAGGGTTTCCCCGTCTACGAAATCGTTAAGAACCGCGACTTCGACAAATGCCAAAATCTGCCAATCTTCAACTACATCAGCACCCCTGGCATGCAATGCGATCTTGTTAGCGGCGCTGGTTGCCAGAACGAGTGGGCG CACGTCGATATTGTCAGAATCCTCGGTTGCAAAGTGAACGAGGATACTTTCCTCGTCCAGCGCATCAAAACCATGGACCGTTTGGTTGCCAAGCCTTTGGCTTATGAGACTGAGGCTCTTGAAGGTTTGACCATCCAGCACTTCCAGCTGGTTGACATCAAGAACCAAAACAGCGAATACGCCATGATTAAGGTGCCTGCTGACGTTAAGCACTACACTTCCTTGACTTACGCTTACGACGAGGAGCACGCCACTCAGAGCTCTCGTATGACCCAACCTGGTCTGCGCGATGACAACTCGCCGTTGGTCATGGAGGTTACCGACGAAAAGGCTGTCCAAGAGGCTGATCGTCTATTGATGGAGATTGTTCGTGAAATCGAAGGCACTGAATACTACAGTGATCCCAGTGGCAAGTTTGTCGCTGATAAGATCGAAATGTTGCGTAAAGCCATTTCCAACTTGGAGTTCTCCGAGCTGTCCGCTTTCGTCGCCAAACACTTGAGCCAGGAAACCGAAGAATGGAGCCCCGTCGG ccaGGTGATCTTGGATGCCTTGATGCTTTCCGGCACCAACCCCTCATTGATGATCGTCCGCGACTGGATCCTTAAGGGccgtctccaaggtgaacaggcCGTCCAGGCTATCGCTATGCTGCCCGCCACCGTCAAGACCCCCACCAAGCAGCTTCTGATCAACTTGATC GAATTGATGAAATCCGAAGTGGTTGCAAGCCACAGAGACTTGAAGTTCGCCACTGCTTTGTCCGTCTCTCGTCTCGTCTACCAGGCCTGCATCAACAGCACCTTGAGCGCTAACTTGTTCCCCAAGTTGGTGATGGGCGAGTTCTGCTCTGTCCGCGATCCTTTGGTTACCCGTCAATTGGTTCCTTGGCTCACCGAACAACTGAAGAAGGCCACCGACGATGTCGAGCGTATCGCCATGATGGCTGCTTTGGGCAACATTGGGCACGAGGTGATCATTCCTTCCATCCTGCCACACATCAGCAGCTGCGAGCCCAGCAGCCACTATGAAGCTCAGTGGTACGAGCGCCACCGCCGCGCCATGCGCGACGACGAAGAGCCAATGCTCAAGAAAGAATGGAGAAAGAAGTGGTTGGccttcaagaaaaagaactcgAAGAAAGACGCATCCGTCGAGGAATTGCTGGACCGTTTCGAGGAGGAACTCCGcaaggaaatggaagaagagcaaaAGGTAGGAAAGAGCCATCGCCAACATGACAAGAAGAGCAAGCCCGAAcagaaaaaggagaacaagAAAGACAGCAAGAACAAGGCTAAGTTGAGCAAGAAGGATGAAAAGAAGGAGCGCAAGTCATCGAAgaaggaagagaaagaagagaaggaagaagcTCAGGTAGAAGCCGTTTTGTtggaagaaagagaagaagctaTTAAGATcgctgaaaaagaagaaaaggaagaaatgaaatctatcaagaaggaagaaaaggacGCCAAGAAAGATGACAAAAAGGACCGCAAATCGATGATGAAGGAGGAAAAAcaggaaatcaagaaaatcaaGGATGAAATTAAGGCCGAAGACTCTGAATTGGTTAACGAGAACTTTGAATCCACTGATGAGGATGAGGTTGTCATTGCCGATCTCGAAGAagagttggaagaagaagacgactcGCTGTCGATGGAAGACGTCGAAGATATGGCTGCTTGCAACATTCTCCGCACCAAAGCCATCTACGCTCTCTCCACCATGGCCGTCAACAAGAACGAAATCGTCGCCAAGATCTTGATGCCCGTCTACTTCAACAAAGCCGAGGAAACTGAGATCCGTTTGGCCGCTCTGTCTCTGCTCTTCATCAGCAACCCACCTGTGGCTTTCTGGGAACGCGTCGCTTTGAGCACCTGGGTCGAAACCAACGATCAAGTTTCTCATTACATCTACACCACCATCGCCAGTTTGGTGAGCAACAAAGATCCCAAACGCCGCGACATCACCCAACGCGCTGAATCTGTTTTGCCCATGATGAAACCCATGCGCTGGACTTCTTTCGTTTCGTCCAACTACCTGAAGGCCGGCTATGACGAgaagacccgtctcggttactTGACCAAAACTGTCAACTTCCCCGGCTACGAATCCTTCATCCCGTCCAACCACTACAACAGCTTGTACCTTAACTTCGGACCCTGGTTCGTCCGTCTCTTTGACATTTCCATCAACAGCAAGCAACCCGAAAAGTTCCTCGATAAATTGCTGGGCAAACCTTTCCTTCGCGGAAAGTCCAACAAGGATGAATCTGCACACAGTCACCCCGACTTGGAAAAGATCCACAAGGATCTCAAAATTGAAGCTCGTGCCACTGGCCAGCCCGAAATCTTCGTCTACGTTAACTTCATGGACAACTACCAACGATTCTTGGCCATCACCCCACTGACCATTGAGAAAATGGTCGAGAAACTGATCCGCAACAGTGTCGAGCGTGGCATCAAGAGCGAGTCATCCACCAGTTTCCACAAAGTAATGCCCATGATCGACGCTTTCGTCCGTGTTCCATCTGCTATGGGTCTCGCTTACTCAGCTATTGCTCAAGTTCGTCTCTTCGCCTCAGTCAAGACTGAATCGAAAACCAGCCTGGAATTCCAATCGATGAAATCGATCAAGGCTCAAGTCGAAGGCAAACTGATGCCCGTCTTGAACTTGGATATCAGCAGCAAAATGACCGTTGAAGTTCCCTTCACCCGCTCTTACCCGACTGCCGGAGTTCACGTTGAAATGTTCCTGGCTTTGCCTGGCCGCTTCTCTGTCACTGGCGATATGGACAAGGCCAACATTGAGACCACCTGGGAATTCTTGGGTGACAAACTGCGTCTAGCTCGTCACGCTGTTATCCCTTACACCACCATCCGCAAGCTGGGTGATTACACTCCTTCCTTGCTCCTGGCCGAGACCAAACCCATCATGCTCCTAAGCAAACCTCTGCAG ACTGAAACTACTTATGGCGAGAAATCTCTGGGTATGAGCCTGGTGGTGACCGAGCGTGGAGATGTCCAGGCTATGAAGAGCCCCAAAGCTTACAACCAGGACTGGTTCGGTTACTTGCTTTTCAGTGCTTTGCCATCCACTCTTCGCTATCACGAGACCAATCTCTTCTTGGACCAAACTAAATCTGAGACTAAGACCATCAAGACCACCTTCTCACTTG CTACCAAAGAAACTGACGAGATCAACTCTGAATTGTTGAACGAAGAAGAATTCGAAAGCAAGAGCATGCTGAAGAGAAAGAACGAAGAGAGTGTTGTCGAAGAAGCCGAGAGAAGAGAACGTAAATTCCAACGTCTTTTCAAGTCGATGGTCAATCCCGTCGGTTACTCTTTGGACATTGCCATGGAGTTGGAAGGTAGCGCTAAATCCCGTCTGTACGGTACCTCCCTATCCTACGGAATTGGTGATTACGGCCGTTCGCATCGCGGTAGCCTCAAGATGGAGAAACGTCTCGAGTCCGAGGCTGAAGAAaactttgttttgtgtgtcgaTGTTGACGCCAAATTGCCCAGACCTTCCGTCGTCCGTCGTGAAGAGTTCTTGCGTGACGATATCTCTCGTACCTCCTCCATCAAGATTGGTTTCGGCAAATCTTGCACTGATGACCGCAAGATCACCATCAAC ACTCAAATGGCTCGTAGCGAAGACGAGATGTTTTCAACTGTTCAATCTCAGATGCAAGAGCGCCAGTGTGCTAAACAGGAATTGTTCGGTCGTGGAGTCAGTGAAGAGTGCTTGTCCACTCGCCGCTTGGCTGCCATCCTCAACAAGGGAATTGTGACCATCGACTACAACGAG ATGCCCGGCTTCGTGCGCAACATGACCACTAAAGTAAGCAACCTCTTCCGTCGTTGGATGGGCGAACACATGTCCGACAACCAAGTGGATGTTGAGAACACTGCTAACCAAATCCGCATTGAAACCGTCTACTACCCCATCATTGGATCGATGGATTTGCGCGTCTACAAACCCGAATCCAACACTTTCTACCACGGCATCAATATCCACCCATTGGCTGAAGCCGTACTTCCTTTTAATCCTCGTCTGACCGCCTTCCGCGCCATTTACGGTGGTCCCGGTCTCTGCATGGTTGATCGCGATTCCGTAACTACCTACGACGGACTCACGTACAACACTACCATCGAAGGATGCGATCAGCTCATCACCAAGGACTGTTCCGGTCGCTACAAGATGGCCGTTTTGGCTCGCAAAGAAAACAACGCCAAG ATTGTGACTGTTTACCTCAACCGCGAAAAGATTGAAATGAACCCCGCTCAAATGAAGGTCAAGATCAATGAGATGGAGCACGTCTTCAGCGAGGCTGCCCGTGTTTACCAAATCAGAGACGCCGAACAGCAAATCATGGCTCTTCTCCGCATGACCAGCGATGGATTCATCGAATTGGATTCGCCTAGCCACTTGATCCGCGTAACTGTCAGCAAGGAAGAGGTCATCCTGATGAACTCCCCCATTCACCGTGGCCGCTTGTGCGGTCTTTGCGGTTCTCAGACTGGTGACAAGATCACTGATTTGGCCGGACCCAAAAAGTGCCCCCTCCCTGAAACTTTGATGAACGTCGCTTACGAGCTTAGGTACCCTGCCGGATGCAAGAGCTCCCATACCCCTGCCGACCAAGAAGTTTTGCGCCGAGTTCAAGAAAAATGCATCAAAGAAGAATCGCACGCTGTTTTTGGACTCACCGATAGACGCCCAATGGCTCCCATGTTCCAGCAGCGCGTCTTGTCAGTGGGCATCCGCAGCGTCGATACCGACTGCGATCTCTCCCGCAATCGTATGATCCATCGCGGACGTAAGCGCTGCTTCTCCGTCGATCCGGCTCTCAAGTGCTCAGCCGGATGCCAACCCGCTGAATTCGAATCTGTCAAG ATGGGTTTCCACTGTTTGGTGAATGGCCCGCTTTCCAATGAGTTGAGGGATGCCTTGCCCATTCGTCCGTTGGACGAGTTGGCTGGAATGGAAGTCACCAATATGGCCGTCATGCGCGTGCCCACTTCCTGCACTCCTGTTACTCCTACTCCAACCAAGGATGAAAAGTCGCCTAAGTCGCACCGTCATCATTAA